From Mustela nigripes isolate SB6536 chromosome 13, MUSNIG.SB6536, whole genome shotgun sequence, one genomic window encodes:
- the BMP4 gene encoding bone morphogenetic protein 4 isoform X2, whose translation MIPGNRMLMVVLLCQVLLGGSSHASLIPETGKKKVAEIQGHAGGRRSGQSHELLRDFEATLLQMFGLRRRPQPSKSAVIPDYMRDLYRLQSGEEEEEEQIHSIGLEYPERPASRANTVRSFHHEEHLENIPGTSENSAFRFLFNLSSIPENEVISSAELRLFREQVNQGPDWEQGFHRINIYEVMKPPAEVARGHLITRLLDTRLVHHNVTRWETFDVSPAVLRWTREKQPNYGLAIEVTHLHQTRTHQGQHVRISRSLPQGSGDWAQLRPLLVTFGHDGRGHALIRRQRAKRSPKHHPQRARKKNKNCRRHSLYVDFSDVGWNDWIVAPPGYQAFYCHGDCPFPLADHLNSTNHAIVQTLVNSVNSSIPKACCVPTELSAISMLYLDEYDKVVLKNYQEMVVEGCGCR comes from the exons ATGATTCCTGGTAACCGAATGCTGATGGTCGTTTTATTATGCCAAGTCCTGCTAGGAGGCTCGAGCCATGCTAGTTTGATACCTGAGACGGGGAAGAAAAAAGTCGCCGAGATTCAGGGCCACGCGGGAGGACGCCGCTCAGGGCAGAGCCATGAGCTCCTGCGGGACTTCGAGGCTACACTTCTGCAGATGTTCGGGCTGCGCCGCCGCCCGCAGCCTAGCAAGAGTGCCGTCATCCCAGATTACATGCGGGATCTTTACCGGCTCCagtctggggaggaggaggaggaagagcagatcCACAGCATCGGTCTGGAATACCCTGAGCGCCCCGCCAGTAGGGCCAACACCGTGAGGAGCTTCCACCACGAAG AACATTTGGAGAACATCCCAGGGACCAGCGAAAACTCTGCTTTTCGTTTCCTCTTTAACCTCAGTAGCATCCCAGAGAATGAGGTGATCTCCTCTGCAGAGCTTCGACTCTTCCGGGAGCAGGTGAACCAGGGCCCTGATTGGGAGCAGGGCTTCCACCGAATAAACATTTATGAGGTTATGAAGCCCCCGGCAGAAGTGGCGCGTGGGCACCTCATCACACGACTACTGGACACGAGACTGGTCCACCACAATGTGACACGGTGGGAAACTTTTGATGTGAGCCCTGCGGTCCTTCGCTGGACCCGGGAGAAGCAGCCGAACTATGGGCTGGCCATTGAGGTGACTCACCTCCATCAGACACGGACCCACCAGGGCCAGCATGTCAGGATTAGCCGATCGTTACCTCAAGGGAGTGGGGATTGGGCTCAGCTCCGGCCCCTCCTGGTCACTTTTGGCCATGATGGCCGTGGACATGCCTTGATCCGACGCCAGAGGGCCAAGCGGAGCCCCAAGCATCATCCGCAGCGGGCCCGGAAGAAGAACAAGAACTGCCGGCGCCACTCGCTCTATGTGGACTTCAGCGATGTGGGCTGGAACGACTGGATTGTGGCCCCACCAGGCTACCAGGCCTTCTACTGCCACGGGGACTGCCCCTTTCCACTGGCCGACCACCTCAACTCAACCAACCATGCCATTGTGCAGACCCTGGTCAACTCTGTCAACTCCAGTATCCCCAAAGCCTGTTGTGTTCCCACCGAACTGAGCGCCATCTCCATGCTGTACCTGGATGAGTATGACAAGGTGGTACTGAAAAATTATCAGGAGATGGTAGTAGAGGGATGTGGGTGTCGCTGA
- the BMP4 gene encoding bone morphogenetic protein 4 isoform X3: MFGLRRRPQPSKSAVIPDYMRDLYRLQSGEEEEEEQIHSIGLEYPERPASRANTVRSFHHEEHLENIPGTSENSAFRFLFNLSSIPENEVISSAELRLFREQVNQGPDWEQGFHRINIYEVMKPPAEVARGHLITRLLDTRLVHHNVTRWETFDVSPAVLRWTREKQPNYGLAIEVTHLHQTRTHQGQHVRISRSLPQGSGDWAQLRPLLVTFGHDGRGHALIRRQRAKRSPKHHPQRARKKNKNCRRHSLYVDFSDVGWNDWIVAPPGYQAFYCHGDCPFPLADHLNSTNHAIVQTLVNSVNSSIPKACCVPTELSAISMLYLDEYDKVVLKNYQEMVVEGCGCR; this comes from the exons ATGTTCGGGCTGCGCCGCCGCCCGCAGCCTAGCAAGAGTGCCGTCATCCCAGATTACATGCGGGATCTTTACCGGCTCCagtctggggaggaggaggaggaagagcagatcCACAGCATCGGTCTGGAATACCCTGAGCGCCCCGCCAGTAGGGCCAACACCGTGAGGAGCTTCCACCACGAAG AACATTTGGAGAACATCCCAGGGACCAGCGAAAACTCTGCTTTTCGTTTCCTCTTTAACCTCAGTAGCATCCCAGAGAATGAGGTGATCTCCTCTGCAGAGCTTCGACTCTTCCGGGAGCAGGTGAACCAGGGCCCTGATTGGGAGCAGGGCTTCCACCGAATAAACATTTATGAGGTTATGAAGCCCCCGGCAGAAGTGGCGCGTGGGCACCTCATCACACGACTACTGGACACGAGACTGGTCCACCACAATGTGACACGGTGGGAAACTTTTGATGTGAGCCCTGCGGTCCTTCGCTGGACCCGGGAGAAGCAGCCGAACTATGGGCTGGCCATTGAGGTGACTCACCTCCATCAGACACGGACCCACCAGGGCCAGCATGTCAGGATTAGCCGATCGTTACCTCAAGGGAGTGGGGATTGGGCTCAGCTCCGGCCCCTCCTGGTCACTTTTGGCCATGATGGCCGTGGACATGCCTTGATCCGACGCCAGAGGGCCAAGCGGAGCCCCAAGCATCATCCGCAGCGGGCCCGGAAGAAGAACAAGAACTGCCGGCGCCACTCGCTCTATGTGGACTTCAGCGATGTGGGCTGGAACGACTGGATTGTGGCCCCACCAGGCTACCAGGCCTTCTACTGCCACGGGGACTGCCCCTTTCCACTGGCCGACCACCTCAACTCAACCAACCATGCCATTGTGCAGACCCTGGTCAACTCTGTCAACTCCAGTATCCCCAAAGCCTGTTGTGTTCCCACCGAACTGAGCGCCATCTCCATGCTGTACCTGGATGAGTATGACAAGGTGGTACTGAAAAATTATCAGGAGATGGTAGTAGAGGGATGTGGGTGTCGCTGA